In Limnobaculum parvum, one DNA window encodes the following:
- a CDS encoding YifB family Mg chelatase-like AAA ATPase: MSLAIVHTRASIGIQAPAVSVEVHISNGMPNFTLVGLPEITVKEAKDRVRSALINSGFTFPPKKITVNLAPADLPKEGGRFDLPIALAILAASEQIPATKLEQHEFLGELALSGEIKPINGAIPAALAASRNNRILILSEGNSTEVALIEQGNNLIATNLAEICHYLSDSETTLCKPVKQIAHDDLLSLPDLKDIIGQEQAKRALEISAAGGHNLLLLGPPGTGKTMLATRLNALLPPLSDQEALESAAISSLAHTPQNSSNWRKRPFRAPHHSASMAALVGGGAIPRPGEISLAHNGVLFLDELPEFERKVLDALREPLESGEIIISRANAKVCFPARVQLIAAMNPSPTGHYQGILSRSNPQQIMRYLNRLSGPFLDRFDLSIEVPLLPQGVLSQRRAEGGSSQSVRQRVLNARELQTKRNGKVNAQLSSKEVEASCKLNPEDALFLEHALLKLGLSVRGWHRILKVSRTIADLSGSEKINRSHIAEALSYRCMDRLLLQLYKAVG; encoded by the coding sequence ATGTCATTAGCCATCGTCCACACCCGAGCATCAATAGGAATTCAGGCACCAGCCGTGAGCGTTGAAGTTCACATCAGCAACGGAATGCCGAACTTTACACTGGTTGGTTTACCTGAAATAACAGTAAAGGAAGCAAAAGATCGAGTAAGAAGTGCACTGATAAACAGCGGATTTACTTTTCCACCCAAAAAAATCACGGTGAATTTAGCACCCGCAGATTTACCCAAAGAAGGAGGGAGATTCGATCTGCCCATTGCGTTAGCCATACTGGCTGCTTCAGAGCAAATCCCAGCGACAAAATTAGAACAACATGAGTTTTTAGGCGAACTGGCCCTTTCAGGGGAAATAAAACCGATTAATGGTGCAATACCCGCCGCTCTGGCCGCATCCAGAAATAATCGTATCTTAATTCTTTCAGAAGGGAATTCCACAGAGGTCGCGTTGATTGAACAAGGCAATAACTTAATTGCCACAAATCTGGCCGAAATATGTCACTACTTATCTGATAGTGAAACTACGCTTTGTAAGCCGGTTAAACAGATTGCTCACGATGATTTATTATCATTACCCGATCTAAAAGATATCATTGGTCAGGAACAAGCAAAACGAGCCCTAGAAATTTCCGCCGCCGGAGGACATAACCTTCTACTACTCGGCCCGCCGGGTACGGGTAAAACCATGCTGGCTACTCGCCTTAATGCACTTTTACCTCCTCTAAGCGATCAAGAAGCGCTAGAGAGTGCAGCAATATCAAGCCTCGCCCATACACCACAAAATTCGTCAAATTGGCGTAAACGGCCTTTCAGAGCCCCTCACCATAGTGCATCGATGGCCGCACTGGTGGGAGGAGGAGCTATCCCAAGACCGGGTGAAATTTCTTTGGCACATAACGGTGTGCTATTTTTGGATGAACTGCCTGAATTTGAAAGAAAAGTCTTAGATGCCCTTCGAGAGCCATTAGAATCTGGTGAAATTATTATTTCCCGGGCCAATGCAAAAGTCTGCTTTCCTGCCCGCGTTCAATTAATTGCAGCAATGAACCCTAGCCCTACCGGTCATTATCAGGGAATACTCAGCCGTTCTAACCCTCAACAAATTATGCGCTATTTAAACCGACTATCCGGGCCTTTTCTCGATCGATTCGACTTATCCATCGAAGTACCGCTATTACCCCAAGGCGTATTAAGTCAGCGCAGAGCAGAGGGGGGGTCGAGTCAGTCGGTCCGACAACGGGTGCTAAATGCTAGGGAGCTTCAAACTAAAAGAAACGGGAAAGTGAATGCCCAACTAAGCAGTAAAGAAGTTGAAGCAAGTTGTAAGCTTAATCCAGAAGATGCGCTGTTTCTTGAACATGCTTTATTAAAGCTTGGGCTTTCTGTGCGTGGGTGGCATCGCATTTTAAAAGTATCCCGGACTATTGCAGATTTATCCGGTAGTGAAAAAATAAACAGGAGCCATATTGCTGAAGCACTAAGCTATCGCTGCATGGATCGACTGCTGTTACAGCTTTATAAAGCGGTAGGATGA
- a CDS encoding DUF413 domain-containing protein: MAESFTTTHRFFDNKNYPRGFSRHGDFTIKEAQLLERLGYAFNELDLDKREPVTEEEKLFVAVCRGEREPVTESEKVWTKYLDRIRRPKRFHTLSGGKPQVDTVEDFNDTDD; encoded by the coding sequence ATGGCGGAAAGCTTCACTACGACGCATCGTTTTTTTGACAATAAAAATTACCCTCGAGGCTTTTCCCGCCATGGGGATTTCACCATTAAAGAAGCTCAATTGCTAGAACGTTTAGGCTATGCTTTTAACGAGCTTGATTTAGATAAGCGTGAACCAGTAACAGAAGAAGAAAAATTATTCGTCGCTGTTTGCCGTGGAGAACGTGAGCCAGTAACTGAATCTGAAAAGGTATGGACTAAATATCTCGATCGTATTCGTCGTCCTAAACGTTTTCATACGTTATCCGGTGGTAAGCCACAGGTTGATACTGTCGAAGACTTTAACGACACGGATGATTAA
- the hemP gene encoding hemin uptake protein HemP, with protein MKNLSSQERPTLKQPVDPVSPLPQVSSQQLLGESDILLIQHQGQQYQLRITKTGKLILTK; from the coding sequence ATGAAAAATTTATCTTCCCAGGAACGCCCAACATTAAAACAACCGGTGGATCCCGTCTCTCCATTACCTCAGGTAAGCAGCCAACAGCTATTGGGGGAATCTGATATTTTATTGATTCAGCATCAGGGCCAACAGTATCAATTACGCATCACCAAAACCGGAAAACTGATTTTAACCAAATAA
- a CDS encoding FecCD family ABC transporter permease, whose translation MNSYISPRYWLVVMLTALVILMLFAANLGPVKLSFYTLVTHSGEEANWHIWLNIRLPRVLLATLIGAALAVSGAIMQGLFRNPLADPGLLGISTGAALCVALAILLPLPLTGVIKLYGHTLAAFGGSIAVCCLLYALSKTGHGSLTRLLLTGIALNALAGAAIGVISYISDDQQLRQFSLWSMGSLGQAQWSTLIIAASLILPAIAIGLRLSRLLNILQLGDEEAHYLGVNVESVKLGLLMLSALLIGTAVAMSGIIGFIGLVIPHLIRLQLGSDHRWLLPGSVLGGACLLLLADTLARTLASPAEIPVGLITSLLGGPYFLWLILRQREIPRA comes from the coding sequence ATGAATAGCTACATTTCACCACGCTACTGGCTGGTGGTAATGTTGACGGCATTGGTCATCCTGATGCTGTTTGCCGCTAATCTGGGGCCAGTCAAACTCTCATTTTATACCCTGGTAACCCACTCAGGCGAGGAGGCGAACTGGCACATTTGGTTGAATATTCGTCTTCCCAGAGTGTTGCTGGCAACCCTTATCGGTGCCGCTTTAGCGGTATCCGGCGCTATCATGCAAGGGTTATTTCGTAATCCACTGGCTGACCCAGGATTATTAGGGATCAGTACCGGCGCGGCCCTGTGCGTGGCGCTGGCAATTCTGCTCCCGCTGCCATTAACGGGCGTTATAAAACTATACGGGCATACGCTGGCCGCCTTTGGTGGAAGCATTGCCGTTTGTTGCCTGCTTTATGCTTTGAGCAAAACCGGTCATGGCAGCCTCACTCGCTTACTGTTAACCGGTATTGCGCTTAATGCCCTGGCCGGAGCGGCTATTGGCGTTATTAGTTATATCAGTGATGACCAACAGTTACGGCAGTTCTCCCTTTGGAGCATGGGTAGTTTAGGTCAGGCTCAGTGGTCAACCTTGATCATTGCTGCCTCATTAATTTTACCGGCGATTGCGATCGGCCTGCGCCTGTCACGGCTATTGAACATATTACAGTTGGGCGATGAAGAGGCTCACTATCTTGGGGTTAATGTCGAGTCGGTCAAATTGGGTTTATTGATGCTAAGTGCATTACTGATCGGCACCGCGGTCGCGATGAGTGGAATCATTGGCTTTATTGGGTTGGTGATCCCCCATCTTATCCGCTTACAGCTTGGCTCCGATCATCGTTGGCTATTACCCGGCTCGGTATTAGGGGGGGCTTGCCTGCTGCTGCTAGCCGATACGCTGGCCAGAACGTTGGCATCTCCGGCAGAAATTCCGGTCGGCTTAATTACCAGCCTGTTGGGTGGCCCCTATTTTTTATGGCTTATTTTACGCCAAAGAGAGATACCCCGTGCTTAA
- the hdfR gene encoding HTH-type transcriptional regulator HdfR, translated as MDTELLKTFLEVSKTRHFGRAAESLYLTQSAVSSRIRLLESQLGVNLFTRHRNNIRLTAAGEQLLPYAENLMITWQQARSAITKSNQKKNTLSIGALPLIWETGLTDWLESLYLVHKNLQFDARVAPRNIQVQQLHERQLDLLITTEPSKMDELVSEKITTIPLQLVVSERKTSDKKRAYISLDWGVDFSQQEKEYFAQEIVPILTTSSALMAKQLLRNTAGSTFLPESWQNQYPELKPVLPLQSINLSLYAIWLQNSEHHQLIHKLISNFNTPENND; from the coding sequence GTGGATACAGAATTACTAAAGACTTTTCTAGAAGTGAGCAAGACCCGTCATTTTGGTCGGGCTGCTGAATCTCTGTATCTCACCCAATCAGCAGTGAGCTCTCGTATACGACTGTTAGAAAGCCAGTTGGGCGTTAATCTTTTTACTCGCCACCGCAACAATATCCGGCTCACTGCCGCTGGGGAACAGCTTTTGCCTTATGCGGAAAACCTGATGATTACCTGGCAGCAGGCCCGTTCAGCGATAACCAAAAGTAATCAAAAAAAGAATACATTATCTATTGGTGCATTGCCTTTGATCTGGGAAACCGGTCTGACAGACTGGCTTGAATCACTCTATTTAGTACATAAAAATTTACAGTTTGATGCCAGAGTTGCTCCACGAAATATTCAAGTACAGCAACTTCATGAGAGACAGTTAGATCTTTTGATCACCACTGAGCCATCTAAAATGGATGAGTTGGTTAGCGAAAAAATAACCACAATCCCATTACAGTTGGTGGTATCCGAACGCAAGACAAGTGATAAGAAAAGAGCCTATATATCCCTTGATTGGGGAGTCGACTTTTCACAACAGGAAAAAGAGTACTTCGCACAGGAGATAGTGCCAATTCTAACAACCAGCTCTGCTCTAATGGCAAAACAGCTGTTAAGGAATACTGCTGGTAGTACTTTCTTGCCTGAATCTTGGCAAAATCAGTACCCTGAGCTCAAGCCTGTACTACCACTTCAGTCTATCAATCTTTCTTTGTATGCGATTTGGTTGCAAAACAGCGAGCATCATCAGCTAATTCACAAACTGATTAGTAACTTTAATACACCTGAGAATAATGATTAA
- the ilvL gene encoding ilv operon leader peptide yields the protein MKSLSQVISLVIISVVVIIIPPCGAALGRRMT from the coding sequence ATGAAGTCTCTAAGCCAAGTGATTAGCCTCGTAATTATTAGTGTGGTGGTGATTATTATCCCACCGTGCGGGGCAGCACTTGGACGAAGAATGACCTGA
- a CDS encoding heme/hemin ABC transporter substrate-binding protein has translation MKGLINRGLIALFSVLSLNALASERIVSIGGDVTEIVYALEAQSQLVGRDSTSTYPEAAKALPDIGYMRQLNAEGILSLKPSLVLASDQSLPALALEQVSQSGVKVVSIPGKPSLETVTDKIHTVAQALGKEKQGEKLIADYRNQLAALPTSPLPSKVLFIMNYAGSTPMAAGQNTAADAIITIAGGTNAMQGFNKYRPLSQEGIIAAAPDILLITSAGYATFGSEDNIWQLAGISQTPAGKNKHLLVVDDLALLGFSLKTPAVIAELLKAMEHTG, from the coding sequence ATGAAAGGGCTAATCAATCGAGGGCTGATAGCCCTCTTTTCTGTGCTATCACTCAATGCGCTGGCCAGTGAACGAATTGTCAGTATTGGTGGGGATGTAACAGAAATCGTGTATGCGTTAGAGGCGCAGTCACAGCTGGTAGGGCGTGATTCAACCAGTACCTATCCGGAAGCGGCAAAGGCACTGCCCGATATTGGCTATATGCGCCAGTTAAACGCTGAAGGTATTCTTTCACTAAAACCCTCATTAGTACTTGCCAGCGACCAGTCGTTACCGGCACTGGCGTTGGAACAGGTTAGTCAGAGTGGGGTAAAGGTTGTCAGCATTCCTGGTAAACCATCGCTGGAAACCGTAACGGATAAAATCCACACTGTCGCTCAGGCGCTGGGCAAAGAGAAACAGGGAGAAAAACTGATTGCAGATTACCGCAATCAGTTAGCCGCGCTGCCGACGAGTCCATTGCCATCTAAAGTCCTGTTTATCATGAACTACGCCGGCTCAACACCCATGGCTGCTGGGCAAAACACCGCCGCTGACGCCATTATTACTATTGCGGGTGGCACCAATGCCATGCAGGGATTTAACAAGTATCGCCCACTTTCTCAGGAAGGCATTATTGCCGCTGCACCGGATATTCTGTTAATCACCTCGGCGGGATACGCGACGTTTGGCAGTGAAGACAATATTTGGCAATTAGCCGGTATCAGCCAGACCCCTGCCGGAAAGAATAAACATTTATTGGTGGTGGACGATCTCGCTCTGCTTGGTTTTAGTCTGAAAACGCCAGCAGTTATCGCTGAACTGCTTAAAGCGATGGAACACACGGGATGA
- a CDS encoding TonB-dependent hemoglobin/transferrin/lactoferrin family receptor, producing MLRLSSLTIAVTCALPLSAYAESPKKTTNEVMTVTATGNERNAFEAPMMVTIIDANAPENLAANSAADLVRSIPGITITGTSRSNGQDINMRGYDKRGVLTLVDGIRQDTDTGHLNGIFLDPALIKRVEVVRGPAAQLYGSGALGGVISFETVDAKDLLRSGEAGGVRLFTSGATLDHSQALGVTTFGKTDSLDGVFSANFRDKGNLRLSNGETAPNDEQIGSFLAKGKWAITDAQSLMANLRYYNNDAKEPKNPQNLSAGGTTTDVMTNRTTEDKDAQLVYNLNPADMDWLNATTRVYYSETNIDSSPTGQKAEYRKQKTQGIKLDNRSRLFQESFMPNQLTYGTETYKQKQIPSGATTSFPDAEIRFASGWLQDEITLRDLPVSLIGAMRYDNYKAESSGYSDIDADQWSPKVALSLFPTEWLSLFASYAEAFRAPTMGEMYNDSLHFSMGPTMNNYWKPNPNLKPETNATQEVGFGLRFDNLLLADDDLKFKASYFGTKADDYISTAVNMKIGYRPGVGVICSPCETTSVNIPHAKIWGWDVMMDYQSRYFDLNVAYNRTSGKNDDTGEWLSTVNPDTVSTRLNVPVGHTNASVGWMGVFANRINDTPTPQHGYATHDFYISYKPEILSDKLTTSVVIANAFDKEYYAPNGTLQDGRNVKLFASYQF from the coding sequence ATGCTTCGTCTGTCATCTTTAACCATTGCCGTTACCTGTGCATTACCGCTATCGGCCTATGCGGAAAGCCCGAAAAAAACGACCAATGAAGTCATGACCGTTACCGCAACGGGAAACGAACGCAATGCGTTTGAAGCCCCAATGATGGTCACCATAATAGATGCCAACGCCCCGGAAAATCTGGCGGCAAACAGCGCCGCCGATCTGGTGCGTTCTATTCCCGGCATTACCATCACGGGGACATCACGCAGTAACGGGCAAGATATCAACATGCGAGGATATGATAAACGCGGCGTGTTGACACTGGTCGACGGCATTCGTCAGGATACGGATACCGGGCACTTGAACGGTATTTTTCTCGATCCGGCACTGATTAAACGCGTTGAAGTGGTGCGTGGGCCTGCGGCTCAGTTGTATGGTAGCGGCGCACTCGGTGGAGTTATCTCCTTTGAAACCGTTGATGCAAAAGATTTACTGCGTAGCGGCGAAGCGGGTGGTGTTCGGCTATTTACCTCTGGTGCCACGCTGGATCACAGCCAGGCCTTGGGGGTAACAACATTTGGCAAAACAGATTCACTTGATGGCGTGTTTTCCGCCAACTTCCGTGATAAAGGCAACCTACGTTTAAGCAACGGCGAAACGGCGCCCAATGATGAGCAAATCGGTTCCTTCCTAGCTAAAGGTAAGTGGGCTATCACCGATGCTCAATCTCTGATGGCTAATCTGCGTTACTACAATAACGACGCTAAAGAACCTAAAAATCCACAAAACCTGAGTGCTGGCGGCACCACTACCGACGTGATGACTAACCGCACCACAGAGGATAAAGATGCCCAACTGGTATACAACCTGAATCCTGCGGATATGGACTGGCTGAATGCCACCACACGGGTTTACTACTCTGAAACCAATATCGACTCCTCACCTACCGGTCAGAAAGCGGAATATCGTAAGCAGAAAACTCAAGGTATCAAGCTGGATAATCGTTCACGCCTATTCCAAGAAAGTTTCATGCCAAACCAACTGACTTACGGCACTGAAACTTATAAGCAAAAGCAGATCCCCAGCGGAGCTACCACCAGCTTCCCAGATGCTGAAATTCGTTTTGCCTCAGGCTGGTTACAAGACGAGATTACCTTGCGCGATCTGCCCGTTTCTCTGATTGGTGCTATGCGCTATGACAATTACAAAGCCGAAAGCAGCGGCTATAGCGATATTGATGCCGACCAGTGGTCGCCGAAAGTGGCTTTATCCCTCTTCCCTACCGAATGGTTAAGTCTGTTTGCTTCCTATGCAGAAGCCTTCCGTGCGCCAACTATGGGTGAAATGTATAACGATTCCCTGCACTTCAGCATGGGGCCAACTATGAACAACTACTGGAAGCCTAACCCGAACTTGAAACCAGAAACCAACGCCACTCAGGAAGTTGGTTTTGGCCTGCGGTTTGACAACCTTTTGCTTGCGGATGATGACCTGAAATTTAAAGCCAGCTATTTCGGTACTAAAGCGGATGATTACATTTCGACCGCAGTCAATATGAAGATCGGATATCGCCCGGGTGTTGGCGTAATTTGCTCCCCGTGTGAAACCACTTCCGTCAATATTCCTCACGCCAAAATCTGGGGTTGGGATGTAATGATGGATTATCAGAGCCGCTATTTTGATTTAAATGTGGCTTATAACCGTACCAGCGGTAAAAACGACGATACCGGTGAATGGCTGTCAACCGTCAATCCGGACACTGTTTCTACCCGTCTGAACGTTCCTGTTGGTCATACCAATGCATCCGTTGGCTGGATGGGTGTATTTGCTAACCGCATCAACGATACGCCAACGCCGCAGCACGGTTATGCCACGCACGATTTCTATATTAGCTACAAACCGGAAATCCTTTCCGACAAATTAACCACCAGTGTGGTTATCGCTAACGCCTTCGATAAAGAGTACTACGCGCCTAACGGTACCCTTCAAGATGGCCGCAATGTGAAGCTATTCGCAAGCTATCAATTCTAA
- a CDS encoding hemin-degrading factor gives MTTVLYQSYLQAKQQHPEKYARDLAQLLNISEAELTHSRVGHDAVRLKSDIKDLLAALESVGETKSITRNQHAVHEQVGKYTNQHLGDHAGLILNPYALDLRLFLEHWLFVFALKEEGKRGTRHSIQFFDEQGNALHKVYTTENTDMDAWQKVIDTFIQQDNPSLKLDAVPKSSDKQPSVDSQAIDSEWRAMTDVHQFFKLLNKHGITRQQAFNAVEDDLAQRVDNQSLRQILQMAKNEANDIMVFVGNRGCVQIFTGKIDRVAPIDGWINIFNKAFVLHLIETDIAESWITRKPTKDGFVTSLELFAADGTQIAQLYGQRTEGHPEQKTWRTQIDTLLQQQTVSA, from the coding sequence ATGACCACTGTTTTATATCAAAGCTACTTACAGGCCAAACAGCAACACCCGGAAAAGTACGCCAGAGATCTGGCACAACTGCTCAATATTAGTGAAGCAGAGTTAACTCATTCCCGTGTCGGCCACGATGCCGTTCGCCTGAAAAGTGATATCAAAGACTTATTGGCCGCACTGGAAAGTGTTGGTGAAACAAAATCGATCACTCGCAACCAACACGCCGTACATGAGCAAGTCGGCAAATATACCAATCAACATTTAGGCGATCATGCCGGGTTGATTCTGAATCCTTATGCCTTGGACTTACGTCTGTTTCTTGAGCATTGGCTATTTGTCTTTGCTTTAAAGGAAGAGGGTAAGCGCGGCACTCGCCACAGCATCCAATTCTTTGATGAGCAGGGTAATGCACTGCACAAAGTCTACACCACGGAAAATACCGATATGGATGCTTGGCAAAAGGTGATCGATACTTTTATCCAACAGGATAATCCATCATTGAAGCTTGATGCAGTGCCAAAATCATCCGATAAGCAACCCTCGGTTGATAGTCAGGCAATCGACAGTGAATGGCGTGCAATGACTGATGTACATCAGTTTTTCAAACTGCTGAACAAGCATGGCATAACCCGTCAGCAGGCTTTTAATGCGGTTGAAGACGATCTGGCGCAGCGTGTAGATAATCAGTCACTCAGACAAATTCTACAAATGGCGAAAAACGAGGCCAACGACATTATGGTATTCGTCGGTAACCGAGGTTGTGTGCAGATTTTCACCGGGAAAATCGATCGCGTAGCGCCGATTGATGGCTGGATTAATATTTTCAATAAGGCGTTTGTACTGCACCTGATTGAAACCGATATTGCTGAAAGCTGGATAACCCGTAAACCGACCAAAGATGGTTTTGTTACCAGTCTGGAACTGTTTGCCGCTGACGGTACGCAAATCGCCCAACTTTATGGTCAACGCACCGAAGGGCATCCGGAACAGAAAACTTGGCGTACTCAAATAGACACCTTGTTACAACAACAAACGGTATCTGCATGA
- a CDS encoding amino acid ABC transporter permease, with the protein MFDEKLTKLLLAPEYLGWLWDGFLLTLGLSAVSIIAATALGMVVAGARDSKQAVLRLPVIAYCSLFRNTPLLVQLFFWYFGVGKLLPAGVIPWLNTPHEITLFGLTLAWPSFEFIAALFGLTVYFSAFIAEEIRSGIRGVKDGQKYAALALGLNGWQSMRYVILPQALKIAFPPLLGQYMNIVKSTSLAMAIGVAELSYASRQVETETLRAFQAFGVATVLYIVAIAVMEAWGMWYEHRLLAKERR; encoded by the coding sequence ATGTTCGATGAAAAATTAACAAAATTATTATTAGCGCCTGAATACCTAGGATGGCTATGGGATGGTTTTTTATTGACGTTGGGGCTGTCTGCCGTCTCGATTATTGCCGCTACGGCATTGGGTATGGTGGTTGCCGGAGCCAGAGACAGCAAACAGGCGGTTTTGCGTTTACCGGTGATTGCCTATTGTTCCCTGTTTCGTAATACTCCCCTGCTGGTACAGCTCTTCTTTTGGTACTTCGGTGTGGGTAAATTGCTGCCTGCTGGAGTCATTCCCTGGTTAAATACACCTCATGAAATCACGCTGTTTGGGCTCACGCTGGCCTGGCCTTCTTTTGAGTTTATCGCAGCCCTGTTCGGATTGACGGTCTATTTTTCGGCATTTATTGCTGAAGAGATTCGTTCGGGTATTCGGGGCGTTAAGGATGGGCAGAAATATGCCGCACTGGCTCTTGGGCTTAATGGCTGGCAATCAATGCGCTATGTGATTTTACCGCAGGCGTTAAAAATTGCGTTTCCTCCATTATTGGGCCAGTACATGAATATCGTTAAAAGTACCTCCCTAGCTATGGCGATTGGCGTGGCGGAACTTTCCTATGCTTCACGTCAGGTAGAGACCGAAACGTTAAGAGCGTTTCAGGCGTTTGGCGTTGCCACCGTGTTATATATTGTGGCGATTGCGGTGATGGAAGCCTGGGGTATGTGGTATGAACATCGTCTGTTAGCCAAGGAGCGCCGTTAA
- a CDS encoding ABC transporter substrate-binding protein, whose translation MKLTLKQSVLSLTILAALSGTAAVAHADQLDDIKKAGVVNIAVFDSNPPFGYVDPQTKKIVGYDVDIANAIGKALGVKVELKATNPANRIPLLTSKKVDLIAANFTITPQRAKEVDFSVPYFATGQKFISHKGLLKQPDDIAKLRIGADKGTVQEITLRDKYPTAKVISYDDTPIAFTALRNGNVQAITQDDAKLVGLLANLPDAVKADFEITPFSITKEYQGVGITKGETRLTEEVNKVLLELEKDGEAAKIYNRWFGPETKSSMPRGEFKFGTVTPDPSKA comes from the coding sequence ATGAAATTGACATTAAAACAAAGCGTACTTTCATTAACTATACTGGCTGCTCTTTCCGGCACAGCAGCAGTCGCTCACGCAGACCAACTGGATGATATTAAAAAAGCGGGTGTAGTGAATATTGCCGTGTTCGACAGTAATCCTCCGTTTGGCTATGTCGATCCACAAACTAAGAAGATTGTGGGTTACGATGTGGATATTGCTAATGCGATTGGTAAAGCGTTAGGGGTTAAAGTTGAGTTGAAAGCGACTAATCCGGCAAACCGTATTCCTTTACTGACTTCCAAGAAGGTCGATCTGATTGCCGCTAACTTCACCATCACGCCTCAGCGAGCTAAAGAAGTTGATTTTAGTGTGCCTTATTTTGCTACGGGTCAAAAATTTATTTCTCATAAGGGTTTGTTAAAACAGCCGGATGATATCGCTAAGTTACGGATCGGGGCCGATAAAGGCACCGTTCAGGAAATCACGCTGCGGGATAAATACCCAACGGCTAAAGTGATCTCCTATGATGATACTCCGATTGCTTTTACGGCATTGCGTAATGGCAACGTTCAGGCGATTACTCAGGATGACGCTAAGTTAGTTGGCCTATTAGCCAATCTACCGGATGCAGTAAAAGCAGATTTTGAAATTACACCATTCAGTATTACTAAAGAATATCAAGGCGTTGGTATCACTAAAGGCGAAACCCGCCTGACGGAAGAAGTTAACAAAGTGCTGTTGGAGCTGGAGAAAGATGGCGAAGCAGCCAAAATCTATAACCGCTGGTTCGGGCCTGAAACCAAGTCCTCCATGCCGCGTGGGGAATTTAAGTTTGGCACGGTAACGCCTGATCCATCTAAAGCTTAA
- a CDS encoding amino acid ABC transporter permease: MDFTVIYDNLDYLLWGAYPDGPIGGAALTLIISLIAGVMSAILGIILGVALAMFRGWVGGIIAAVLGFFRAIPVIMLIFWAYFMLPMLFGIDIPALTSVVCALALISSAYLAHGVKAGIIAIGIGQWQAGMSLGFNRWQVLWYIVLPQALRMMVPSFINQWISLIKDTSLAYIVGVGELTFLATQVNNRSMVYPTEVFLFIALVYFIFCLSLDVVANWVSKRYSVKEPAEKRKWFAWMEKLPIEVKQI; this comes from the coding sequence ATGGATTTCACCGTTATTTATGACAATCTGGATTATCTGCTGTGGGGGGCTTATCCCGATGGGCCTATTGGTGGTGCGGCACTGACGCTGATTATCAGTCTGATTGCTGGTGTGATGTCAGCGATTTTAGGCATTATTCTTGGTGTGGCGTTGGCAATGTTTCGTGGTTGGGTTGGTGGAATTATTGCCGCTGTCCTTGGCTTCTTTCGCGCTATTCCAGTGATTATGCTGATCTTCTGGGCTTATTTTATGTTGCCGATGCTATTTGGTATTGATATCCCGGCGCTTACCTCCGTTGTTTGCGCGCTGGCATTGATTTCATCAGCCTATTTAGCGCATGGCGTAAAAGCTGGCATTATCGCTATCGGTATAGGACAGTGGCAGGCAGGAATGTCATTGGGATTCAACCGTTGGCAGGTATTATGGTACATTGTATTGCCCCAAGCGTTGAGGATGATGGTGCCCTCATTCATTAATCAATGGATTTCACTGATTAAAGATACTTCGTTGGCGTATATCGTCGGCGTGGGTGAACTGACATTCCTAGCTACTCAGGTTAACAACCGCAGTATGGTGTATCCAACCGAAGTGTTCCTGTTTATTGCGCTGGTCTATTTTATTTTCTGCCTGTCATTGGATGTTGTAGCTAACTGGGTAAGTAAGCGTTATTCGGTAAAGGAACCCGCAGAAAAGCGTAAATGGTTTGCGTGGATGGAAAAGTTACCCATTGAGGTCAAACAAATCTAA